GAATCAGATAAAACGCCTAGAAGCAAAACTGCAAGGAAAAGAAGGCGTATACGTTAAAGCTTTTATGCAGATGCCGTTCCTCGCCGAAGAATATCAGAAGAAGCCTACAGAACGTAAACGCAAACGCCTAGAGAAAATACGTATCATCGTCGGAGAATACGAGAGCACTATAGCGAAGATATCTTTCATCAAAGATCGTAGGAAATGGCTAGAATGCGAGAATGCAAAAATTTTGCACTTAACAATGCCATTGCTAAAGAACTTCCACTGGGAAGACGACGCCGGCGGTGAGCAAGCGATAAATTCCATAGTGAAATGGTGGGACCTTACACGTATCAACCGTAAAGATCTCGTCGCAGGACTTATCTTCGGAATAAGGATATCGCTAGTAGTAGGACTCCTCGCCGTCGCTGCACAGCTTTCGATAGGGATACCAATAGGCTCTATGGCAGGATACTACGGCGGCAAGACGGACATTCTCGTCAACAGGATGCTGGAGATCTGGGAGGCGATGCCGACGTTCTTCATGCTGCTAATGGTCGTCGCTATTGTACAGAGCAAATCGATATTCCTTGTGATATCGGTGTTAGGAATATTCGGATGGACAGGATACAGCAGGTTCATCAGAGGGGAATTCTTAAAGCAGCGAAGCCTGCCTTATGTCGATGCATGTCACGCCATGGGCTTCGGCGACAGGCGTATCGTCTTTTCGCATATCCTCCCCAATGCAATACCACCAATACTCACGATAATACCTTTCTCGATAATGGCTGCGATAACAAGCGAAGCAGGACTTTCGTTTATCGGCCTTGGAGAAGAAGGGTCGTGCTCATGGGGTGTCCTCATGGACGAAGGGCGTTCTGCCTTCCCCGGCGAAAGCTACCTACTGTGGCCGCCGGCATTGATGCTCACCACGCTTCTTATCGCCATCGCCCTTGTCGGTGACGCCTTCCGCGACGCTCTCGACCCAAAAATGCGAAAATAATTTTTTCACCACAGAGTTCCTCAGGGCGACCTGTCGCCCCTGCAATAAAAAATAACAAGCCCCAATTTTTTCACCACAGAGCCACAGAGCACACAGAGAGCGCCCACTGCGCAGAGCGCGCG
This Waddliaceae bacterium DNA region includes the following protein-coding sequences:
- a CDS encoding ABC transporter permease, translated to MKKTHAYSYWKIVWQQFKKNKIGCAALVIIAIFVICGIYAPILASSKPIFLVYDGEIYFPLFRHLFYRGFFTKRLDIFFNIMMFATPVMVVTMLSLRRGRKAAMVTILSAVIALFLYLSFATPKDPAKDAALSAARQHIIQEQLIVSDRDPLLEPFPIYEDWDFNLQHMNEYAKINMLIRYRLRKEQHHRLQKYYDGNNSDGFVIQTLWQVAKENDENQIKRLEAKLQGKEGVYVKAFMQMPFLAEEYQKKPTERKRKRLEKIRIIVGEYESTIAKISFIKDRRKWLECENAKILHLTMPLLKNFHWEDDAGGEQAINSIVKWWDLTRINRKDLVAGLIFGIRISLVVGLLAVAAQLSIGIPIGSMAGYYGGKTDILVNRMLEIWEAMPTFFMLLMVVAIVQSKSIFLVISVLGIFGWTGYSRFIRGEFLKQRSLPYVDACHAMGFGDRRIVFSHILPNAIPPILTIIPFSIMAAITSEAGLSFIGLGEEGSCSWGVLMDEGRSAFPGESYLLWPPALMLTTLLIAIALVGDAFRDALDPKMRK